From a single Bacteroidia bacterium genomic region:
- a CDS encoding M20 family metallo-hydrolase: MMQLSSLTAQAEALLKQLIATPSFSREEAETTTLISRFLSGHNIPHTISGNNIIARNQYFREGLPLILLNSHHDTVKPNAGWTKDPFEPLLEGDKLTGLGSNDAGGPLVSLIATFLHYYSHSDLPYNLMLAATAEEEISGANGIASVLGEIGPVDLGIIGEPTQMQLAVAERGLMVLDCKAIGKSGHAARNEGINAIYEALPDIEWFQTWQFDKVSDFLGPVKMTVSQIQAGTQHNVVPDVCTFVVDVRVNECYSNQEVFEIIARSTKCEVKARSFRLNSSRIEETHPVVVRGKSMGRTCYGSPTLSDQALIPYPTIKIGPGDSARSHTADEYILLSEIREGISLYITLLKDLRL, encoded by the coding sequence ATGATGCAATTGTCCTCACTTACCGCACAGGCCGAAGCGTTGCTGAAACAACTGATTGCAACCCCTTCATTTAGTCGCGAAGAAGCAGAGACAACTACATTAATTTCCCGATTTTTATCCGGACATAATATTCCTCACACGATATCTGGCAACAACATTATTGCCAGAAACCAATATTTCAGGGAAGGATTGCCGCTTATCCTCCTCAATTCCCATCACGATACGGTAAAACCTAATGCTGGCTGGACCAAAGATCCTTTTGAACCATTACTCGAAGGCGATAAGCTGACAGGGCTGGGCAGCAATGATGCTGGCGGTCCGTTGGTGTCGCTGATCGCGACCTTTCTCCACTATTATTCACATTCTGATCTGCCTTACAATTTAATGCTGGCAGCTACCGCAGAGGAGGAAATATCGGGCGCCAATGGAATTGCTTCTGTATTGGGGGAAATTGGCCCGGTTGATCTGGGGATTATTGGTGAGCCAACCCAAATGCAGCTTGCTGTAGCAGAACGGGGGCTGATGGTGCTTGATTGTAAAGCCATAGGAAAATCTGGCCATGCTGCCCGAAATGAAGGCATAAACGCAATCTATGAAGCCCTGCCAGATATTGAGTGGTTTCAAACCTGGCAGTTTGACAAAGTATCCGATTTCCTTGGGCCCGTAAAAATGACGGTCTCTCAAATTCAGGCCGGTACACAGCACAATGTTGTCCCCGATGTGTGTACCTTTGTCGTAGATGTCAGGGTAAATGAATGTTATAGCAATCAGGAAGTTTTTGAAATTATTGCCCGAAGCACAAAGTGCGAGGTGAAAGCCCGCTCTTTCCGGCTGAATTCCTCCCGCATAGAGGAAACACATCCTGTAGTGGTGCGGGGAAAATCAATGGGGAGAACCTGCTATGGTTCGCCTACACTTTCTGACCAGGCGCTGATCCCTTACCCCACTATAAAAATAGGCCCCGGGGATTCTGCCCGGTCTCACACTGCGGATGAGTATATTTTGCTTTCAGAAATCAGGGAGGGGATCTCGCTTTATATCACACTGCTGAAAGACCTGAGATTATAG
- the argB gene encoding acetylglutamate kinase → MEKLTIVKIGGKVLDDFAALNGVMDQFALIDGAKLLVHGGGKAATDIAGKLGVEAPMVNGRRITNAAMLEVAMMVYGGLMSRQMVAGLQKRGMNAVGLTGADMDVIRAVKRPVKDIDYGLAGDVSAVNTERLTWLLEAGIVPVLAPLTHDGNGQLLNTNADTIAGTVAAGMSRFFEVSLVYCFERTGVLADPNDDHSVISSITRPDFDQYVKAGTIAGGMIPKLENAFESLAAGVKAVFICQSDALGEIYSDNYPGTKIH, encoded by the coding sequence ATGGAGAAACTAACCATTGTCAAAATCGGGGGCAAAGTCCTCGACGATTTCGCTGCACTTAATGGCGTGATGGATCAGTTTGCCCTGATCGATGGGGCAAAACTGCTTGTACACGGCGGCGGAAAGGCGGCGACGGATATTGCCGGAAAACTGGGCGTGGAGGCGCCGATGGTCAACGGACGTCGCATCACCAATGCGGCCATGCTCGAAGTTGCAATGATGGTATATGGGGGCCTTATGAGCCGGCAGATGGTCGCCGGGCTGCAAAAACGGGGGATGAATGCTGTAGGACTTACCGGCGCGGATATGGATGTCATCCGGGCAGTAAAACGACCCGTCAAAGACATTGACTACGGACTGGCGGGCGATGTTTCCGCTGTCAATACGGAGCGGCTTACCTGGCTGCTCGAAGCGGGGATCGTACCCGTATTGGCACCCCTGACTCATGATGGAAACGGACAATTGCTCAATACCAATGCCGATACCATCGCCGGAACCGTAGCTGCCGGAATGAGCCGTTTTTTTGAAGTTTCGCTGGTTTATTGTTTTGAGCGTACAGGGGTACTTGCCGACCCCAATGATGATCATTCGGTAATTTCCTCCATCACCCGCCCCGATTTTGACCAGTATGTAAAAGCAGGAACCATTGCCGGAGGAATGATTCCCAAGCTGGAAAATGCGTTTGAATCGCTGGCAGCCGGGGTGAAAGCTGTTTTTATCTGCCAGTCTGATGCGCTGGGGGAAATTTATTCAGACAATTATCCCGGTACAAAAATACATTGA
- a CDS encoding N-acetylornithine carbamoyltransferase — MKHFTSIYDLNNPVELLQTAQAVKQNPLANKTLGYGKTLGLIFFNSSLRTRLSTQRAAQNLGLDVIVMNIGEEGWKLEFQDGAVMNSDKAEHIKDAAAVIGQYCEIVGVRTFAGLKDREADYQEEVLEAFVRYTGRPVVSLESATRHPLQSLADWLTIEENKTVTRPKVVLTWAPHPRSLPQAVGNSFVEWMSHAEVELVVTHPEGYELAPSFMGDVKVEYNQKKAFEGADFVYAKNWSSYTDYGKILSLDSSWMVDEAKMSLTHQAHFMHCLPVRRNVIVADAVIDSPRSLIIPQAGNRVYAAQAVLQMLLQSNF; from the coding sequence ATGAAGCATTTTACCAGTATATACGACCTTAATAACCCGGTAGAATTACTCCAGACCGCCCAGGCTGTCAAACAAAATCCGCTTGCAAATAAGACCCTGGGTTATGGAAAAACCCTGGGTTTGATTTTTTTTAACTCCAGCCTTCGCACAAGGCTGAGCACACAACGCGCTGCGCAGAACCTTGGACTGGATGTCATCGTGATGAATATCGGTGAGGAAGGCTGGAAACTGGAGTTTCAGGATGGCGCTGTGATGAACAGCGATAAAGCTGAGCATATCAAAGATGCAGCTGCAGTCATCGGCCAATACTGTGAGATTGTTGGCGTACGCACGTTTGCCGGTCTCAAAGACCGTGAAGCTGACTATCAGGAAGAAGTGCTCGAAGCATTTGTCCGTTATACCGGCCGGCCGGTGGTAAGTCTTGAATCTGCTACCCGGCACCCGCTCCAGTCACTCGCTGACTGGCTGACGATAGAGGAAAATAAAACCGTAACCCGCCCCAAAGTAGTGCTCACCTGGGCGCCGCATCCCCGGTCGCTGCCGCAGGCTGTCGGCAATTCGTTTGTCGAATGGATGTCTCATGCAGAGGTGGAACTGGTCGTTACGCATCCCGAAGGGTATGAACTGGCGCCTTCGTTTATGGGAGATGTGAAAGTAGAATACAACCAGAAAAAGGCTTTTGAAGGCGCTGATTTTGTCTATGCAAAAAACTGGTCTTCCTATACTGATTATGGGAAAATCCTGAGTCTGGACTCATCCTGGATGGTGGACGAGGCGAAAATGTCGCTAACCCATCAGGCGCACTTTATGCATTGTCTGCCTGTGCGCCGCAACGTGATTGTTGCAGATGCAGTCATCGACTCCCCAAGGTCGCTGATTATACCGCAGGCAGGAAACCGTGTTTATGCTGCACAGGCTGTGTTACAGATGCTCCTTCAGTCCAATTTTTGA
- a CDS encoding aminotransferase class III-fold pyridoxal phosphate-dependent enzyme has product MHLFDVYPLFNIAPVRAEGCYVWDERGTRYLDFYGGHAVISIGHSHPHYVKMVRQQVEKIGFYSNSIRNPLQDELAVKLGELSGYPDYQLFLCNSGAEAIENALKLASFHTKRKKVIMFDKAFHGRTSAAVAITDNTKIVAPVNAGHEVVKIPLNNPERLEEALKSENVCAVVVEGIQGIGGIYLPTNEFLQQARALCTKYGTVLVLDEIQSGYGRSGKFFAHQYAGIQPDLITIAKGMGNGFPIGGVVISPEFTPWHGMLGTTFGGSHLACAAGIAVLDVMKAEGLMEKAATAGNYLMNKLKSMPGLKEVRGLGLMIGAEMHGPAGPLRQYMLDQHCIFTGSASNPNVMRLLPPMCIQPAHADALIDALENSLKVVSQ; this is encoded by the coding sequence ATGCATCTTTTCGACGTTTATCCTTTGTTTAATATTGCTCCTGTACGCGCGGAGGGTTGTTATGTCTGGGACGAACGCGGCACCCGTTATCTGGACTTCTACGGTGGGCACGCGGTGATTTCTATCGGACATAGTCATCCGCATTATGTGAAAATGGTACGCCAGCAGGTTGAAAAAATTGGTTTTTACTCCAACTCTATCCGGAATCCCTTGCAGGATGAACTCGCAGTCAAACTCGGCGAACTTTCCGGATACCCTGACTATCAACTTTTTCTCTGTAACTCAGGCGCAGAAGCCATTGAAAATGCCCTCAAACTGGCATCTTTCCATACCAAAAGGAAAAAAGTGATCATGTTTGACAAGGCATTTCACGGCAGAACCTCTGCTGCCGTAGCCATTACTGACAATACCAAAATCGTTGCTCCGGTTAATGCCGGCCATGAGGTGGTGAAAATACCGTTAAACAATCCTGAAAGACTGGAAGAAGCGTTGAAGTCTGAAAATGTCTGTGCAGTAGTCGTCGAAGGGATACAAGGGATCGGAGGGATTTATTTACCTACCAACGAGTTTCTTCAGCAGGCAAGAGCACTTTGCACAAAATATGGTACGGTACTGGTTCTCGACGAAATTCAGTCTGGCTATGGAAGAAGTGGTAAATTTTTTGCCCATCAATATGCCGGCATCCAGCCTGACCTGATTACCATAGCCAAAGGTATGGGGAATGGTTTTCCTATAGGAGGCGTAGTGATTAGCCCTGAGTTTACCCCATGGCATGGTATGTTGGGAACGACCTTTGGCGGCAGTCATTTAGCTTGTGCCGCTGGTATTGCGGTTCTTGACGTGATGAAGGCCGAAGGCCTGATGGAAAAAGCGGCCACGGCTGGCAATTATCTGATGAATAAACTGAAAAGTATGCCAGGGTTGAAGGAGGTCCGCGGTCTGGGTTTGATGATTGGTGCAGAAATGCATGGTCCGGCAGGTCCCCTGCGGCAGTATATGCTTGACCAGCACTGTATTTTTACCGGCTCAGCCTCCAATCCAAATGTCATGCGGCTTTTGCCGCCTATGTGTATTCAACCTGCTCATGCAGATGCTCTCATTGACGCACTTGAAAATTCGTTGAAAGTGGTGAGTCAGTAG
- the argC gene encoding N-acetyl-gamma-glutamyl-phosphate reductase, whose translation MLRIGIIGGAGYTAGELIRILIWHPEAVIAWVLSSSHTGKPVAAVHNDLAGETDLVFTDEADMDIDVLFLCSGHGMSRKWLAENHVPESVFIIDLSTDFRIREDDHDFVYGLPELNRPVIREATHIANPGCFATAIQLGLLPLAAGQLMDEEVHVHAITGSTGAGQTLQSTSHFSWRSNNISIYKPFTHQHLGEIMQSIYRLQPDFASDINFLPVRGDFTRGIYASLYTRTDLSLEEAVELYESYYQNHPFTTVSRENPSLKQVVNTNKCILYLEKHGGKLLIISMIDNLLKGASGQAVQNMNLMAGLPENSGLRLKASFF comes from the coding sequence ATGCTGCGTATAGGCATTATTGGTGGCGCCGGTTATACGGCAGGTGAATTGATCCGCATACTGATATGGCATCCGGAAGCGGTCATTGCCTGGGTTTTGAGCAGCAGCCACACGGGAAAACCAGTGGCCGCTGTTCATAACGACCTGGCCGGAGAAACTGATCTCGTATTTACCGATGAGGCAGATATGGACATTGATGTCTTATTTTTGTGCTCCGGTCATGGGATGTCCCGAAAATGGCTTGCAGAAAATCACGTTCCCGAATCCGTATTTATCATAGACCTGAGTACTGACTTTCGCATCAGAGAAGATGATCACGATTTTGTGTATGGTCTTCCGGAGCTAAACCGGCCGGTGATTCGTGAAGCCACACATATTGCCAATCCGGGTTGTTTTGCCACCGCGATTCAGTTAGGGCTTCTGCCACTGGCAGCCGGGCAACTGATGGACGAAGAAGTACATGTCCACGCAATTACTGGTTCTACAGGAGCAGGACAGACGCTTCAGTCGACTTCACATTTTAGCTGGAGAAGTAATAATATCTCTATTTATAAGCCATTTACCCACCAGCATTTGGGTGAAATCATGCAAAGTATTTACCGGCTTCAGCCTGATTTTGCTTCGGATATTAACTTCCTGCCGGTAAGGGGCGATTTTACAAGAGGTATCTATGCAAGTCTTTACACCCGTACAGATCTTTCGCTGGAAGAAGCTGTCGAGTTGTATGAATCGTACTACCAAAACCATCCGTTTACAACGGTGAGTCGTGAAAATCCTTCTCTCAAACAAGTCGTTAATACAAATAAGTGTATATTGTATCTCGAAAAACACGGAGGCAAATTATTGATTATCAGTATGATTGATAATCTCTTGAAAGGTGCATCCGGACAAGCTGTCCAGAATATGAATCTGATGGCCGGGCTACCCGAAAACAGCGGCCTCCGCCTGAAAGCATCCTTTTTCTGA
- a CDS encoding argininosuccinate synthase gives MNNKVVLAFSGGLDTSFCVKYLKEEKGLEVHSAIVDTGGFTPSDLEMIEQKAYYLGVKSHTTLDEVKNYYEKCIRFLVYGNTLKNNTYPLSVSAERVFQAVAIVDYARKVGAKYIAHGSTGAGNDQVRFDLIFTILAPEIEIITPIRDLKLSREAEIEYLKEKGVEMEWKKAQYSINKGLWGTSVGGKETLNSWDYLPESAYPTQLEDTGEKIIELGFEKGQLTEVEGQRYDHPVEAIRALELLAKPFAVGRDIHVGDTIIGIKGRVGFEAAAPMIIIKSHHLLEKHVLTKWQQYWKEQLGNWYGMLLHEGQFLEPVMRNIEVFLEDTQAHVTGKVQVKLTPYRFQPLGIKSQYDMMSAKFGTYGEMNNAWTGEDVKGFTQILANSGKLFQMIHEKK, from the coding sequence ATGAATAATAAAGTTGTTTTAGCTTTTTCCGGAGGTTTGGATACCTCCTTCTGTGTCAAATATCTCAAAGAAGAAAAAGGGCTGGAAGTGCATTCAGCCATTGTCGATACGGGGGGTTTTACGCCCTCAGATCTTGAGATGATTGAGCAGAAAGCTTATTACCTTGGGGTCAAAAGCCACACGACGCTGGATGAGGTAAAAAATTATTACGAAAAATGCATCCGGTTTCTGGTATATGGCAATACGCTCAAAAATAATACATATCCCCTTTCTGTAAGCGCAGAAAGGGTATTTCAGGCGGTGGCGATTGTGGACTATGCCCGAAAAGTTGGTGCAAAGTACATTGCTCATGGCAGTACTGGTGCGGGAAATGACCAGGTGCGGTTTGACCTGATTTTTACGATTCTCGCTCCGGAAATCGAAATCATTACGCCGATCCGAGATCTGAAACTTTCCCGTGAAGCTGAAATCGAATATCTGAAGGAAAAAGGGGTGGAAATGGAGTGGAAAAAAGCTCAATACTCCATCAATAAAGGGCTTTGGGGAACCAGCGTCGGCGGAAAAGAAACCCTCAACTCCTGGGATTATCTGCCTGAATCTGCCTATCCTACCCAACTGGAAGATACCGGCGAGAAAATCATTGAACTGGGGTTTGAGAAAGGGCAGTTGACAGAGGTGGAAGGACAGCGTTATGATCACCCTGTAGAAGCCATTCGCGCGCTGGAGTTACTTGCCAAACCATTTGCCGTAGGCCGGGATATTCACGTAGGAGATACGATTATCGGAATCAAAGGAAGAGTAGGCTTTGAAGCTGCTGCACCAATGATCATCATTAAGTCGCACCACCTTCTGGAAAAGCATGTGCTGACCAAATGGCAGCAGTACTGGAAAGAGCAGCTGGGCAACTGGTATGGTATGCTTCTCCACGAAGGGCAGTTTCTTGAGCCGGTAATGCGCAATATTGAGGTTTTCCTCGAAGATACACAGGCACATGTGACCGGTAAAGTACAGGTAAAACTTACGCCTTACAGATTTCAACCGCTGGGAATTAAATCCCAATATGATATGATGTCGGCTAAGTTTGGCACTTATGGGGAAATGAACAATGCCTGGACGGGAGAAGATGTTAAAGGTTTTACCCAGATTCTGGCGAACTCTGGCAAGCTGTTTCAGATGATCCACGAGAAAAAATAG
- a CDS encoding GNAT family N-acetyltransferase gives MDIQVIIADVQHLKFAEDICEMMATAAKARGTGIARRQPEYVAKKMLEGKAVIALVDGSLAGFCYIETWSHDKYVANSGLIVAPEYRNLGLARMIKEQVFDLSRQRYPEAKIFGITTSLAVMKINSDLGYKPVTFSELTTDDAFWNGCQSCPNYDILNRQNRKMCLCTGMLFDPEWENKKKVNKPQREHIFLPEPQSP, from the coding sequence ATGGATATTCAAGTTATTATTGCTGACGTACAACACCTGAAATTCGCAGAAGATATTTGCGAAATGATGGCTACCGCCGCTAAGGCCCGTGGAACCGGCATCGCAAGACGCCAGCCGGAATATGTGGCAAAAAAAATGCTGGAGGGGAAAGCTGTTATCGCTTTGGTTGACGGAAGTCTGGCCGGGTTTTGCTATATAGAAACCTGGAGCCATGATAAATACGTTGCCAACTCAGGCCTGATTGTTGCCCCCGAATACCGCAATCTGGGCCTTGCCCGGATGATTAAAGAGCAGGTATTTGATCTTTCGCGCCAGCGATATCCCGAAGCGAAAATCTTCGGTATTACTACCAGTCTGGCAGTGATGAAAATTAATTCAGATCTCGGATACAAACCAGTCACATTTTCAGAGCTTACTACTGATGATGCTTTCTGGAATGGATGCCAGAGTTGCCCCAATTATGACATTCTAAACCGTCAAAACCGGAAAATGTGCCTTTGTACAGGAATGTTGTTTGATCCCGAATGGGAAAACAAAAAAAAAGTGAATAAGCCTCAAAGAGAACATATATTTCTCCCAGAACCTCAAAGTCCATGA
- the dtd gene encoding D-aminoacyl-tRNA deacylase: MRAILQRVSSAKVVIDEKISGEIASGLLVLLGITHDDTDADIGWMIKKITQLRIFNDDQEKMNLSVQDIGGDLLVVSQFTLFANSKKGNRPSYIDSAPPDVAIPLYEKFLEMLRTTFTGKVETGEFGASMRVSLVNEGPVTIILDSKEK; this comes from the coding sequence ATGCGTGCGATACTACAACGAGTTTCATCGGCAAAGGTTGTAATTGATGAAAAAATATCTGGAGAAATTGCCTCCGGACTACTGGTTTTACTGGGCATCACCCATGACGATACTGATGCTGATATAGGGTGGATGATAAAAAAAATCACTCAACTCCGTATCTTCAACGACGACCAGGAAAAGATGAACCTGTCTGTACAGGATATTGGGGGCGATTTGCTGGTGGTTTCACAGTTTACCTTATTCGCCAATTCGAAAAAAGGCAACCGCCCCTCCTACATCGATTCTGCACCGCCTGACGTGGCAATTCCTTTATATGAAAAATTTCTTGAGATGCTCAGGACAACCTTCACCGGAAAAGTGGAAACCGGTGAGTTTGGGGCTTCCATGCGCGTCTCATTGGTCAACGAAGGCCCGGTAACCATCATCCTTGATTCGAAAGAAAAGTAG
- a CDS encoding nucleotide pyrophosphohydrolase gives MTLKEAQKTVDDWIKNYGVRYFSELTNMAMLTEEVGEVARIIARQYGDQSFKKSDREVNLADEMADVLFVLICLANQTGVDLETALQKNLDKKTQRDSERHKNNEKLQDRS, from the coding sequence ATGACTTTAAAAGAAGCACAAAAAACCGTTGATGACTGGATCAAAAACTACGGGGTCAGGTATTTTTCCGAACTGACCAATATGGCTATGCTCACGGAGGAAGTTGGCGAAGTGGCCAGGATTATCGCTCGCCAGTACGGAGATCAGTCTTTCAAAAAATCTGACCGGGAGGTGAATCTGGCAGACGAAATGGCCGACGTTTTATTTGTCCTCATCTGTCTGGCAAACCAGACCGGCGTGGACCTGGAAACTGCGCTTCAGAAAAACCTGGACAAAAAAACGCAAAGGGACAGCGAAAGGCATAAAAATAATGAGAAGCTCCAGGACAGATCATAA
- a CDS encoding DinB family protein → MKRRSVLGFIGLSPLVSWLPELTANRKITETLRNRWEKGKEYTLAVFDAMPEDFLEFSPTKEEMSFAQHFIHLGFWNNLYLGMITDQADYDPQKPLFDAKYLIARPDNINLFGPQPLQQIDGRNNKSLIRDYLNQTFDFVIQALSKIDDNKLSKGREDPKPDAFKGHTNLDMILRGEAHTAHHRAQAIVYLRLKGVTPPSYAQYNIL, encoded by the coding sequence ATGAAAAGAAGATCAGTTCTGGGTTTTATTGGCCTGAGTCCGCTTGTTTCCTGGTTGCCTGAGCTGACGGCAAACCGAAAAATCACGGAAACCCTGCGAAATCGCTGGGAGAAAGGAAAAGAATATACGCTGGCCGTTTTTGACGCTATGCCGGAGGATTTTTTGGAGTTTAGCCCTACAAAAGAAGAAATGTCTTTTGCACAGCACTTTATCCACCTGGGCTTCTGGAATAACCTCTACCTCGGCATGATTACAGATCAGGCAGATTATGATCCTCAAAAACCTTTGTTTGACGCAAAATATCTAATCGCCAGGCCAGATAATATTAACCTGTTCGGCCCTCAGCCTTTGCAACAGATTGATGGACGGAATAATAAATCCCTTATCAGAGACTATCTCAATCAAACATTTGATTTTGTCATCCAGGCTCTGTCAAAAATTGATGATAATAAACTAAGCAAAGGCCGGGAAGACCCAAAGCCCGATGCATTTAAAGGGCATACCAACCTGGATATGATTTTGCGGGGCGAAGCACATACTGCCCATCACAGGGCACAGGCAATTGTTTACCTGCGTCTGAAAGGAGTTACCCCCCCAAGTTATGCACAGTATAATATTCTATAA
- a CDS encoding SirB2 family protein: protein MYTGLLHTHRLVVILFLIIYLIKIVLLLLNKKESLDSFTKKFRIPEMIVSGLFLLTGIGLLVKTAAISPMLIGKIVLVLAAIPLAVVGFRKQNKLLATLSVVLLIAVYGLAEMDKTGVSVQPLATEIITDPSATGYDAIAHGKALFERNCIVCHGAAGNMQGSGAKDLTISELDATAMKTLVLKGKNAMPAYEKFYSAPEIDAVVQYVRTLKK from the coding sequence ATGTATACTGGACTATTACACACCCACAGACTTGTCGTCATCCTGTTTTTGATTATCTATCTGATCAAAATTGTGCTGCTGCTTCTCAATAAAAAAGAATCACTGGATAGTTTTACCAAAAAGTTTCGCATTCCTGAGATGATCGTCAGTGGCTTATTTTTGCTCACTGGTATTGGCTTGCTGGTAAAAACAGCAGCAATTTCGCCCATGTTGATCGGTAAAATTGTGCTGGTGCTTGCTGCGATTCCTTTGGCTGTAGTGGGCTTTCGGAAACAAAATAAATTGCTCGCTACGTTATCCGTAGTATTACTGATTGCCGTGTATGGCCTGGCTGAAATGGATAAAACGGGCGTGAGTGTTCAGCCCCTTGCGACAGAAATTATTACAGATCCATCTGCTACAGGATATGATGCTATAGCGCACGGAAAGGCTTTGTTTGAGCGGAATTGTATTGTCTGCCATGGTGCTGCCGGCAATATGCAGGGATCGGGAGCAAAGGACCTGACAATTTCAGAACTTGACGCAACGGCAATGAAGACACTGGTATTAAAGGGGAAAAATGCTATGCCTGCTTATGAGAAGTTCTACAGCGCGCCCGAAATTGATGCAGTCGTTCAGTATGTGAGGACATTGAAGAAATAG
- a CDS encoding HAD family phosphatase, whose protein sequence is MSNLPVETIVFDLGGVLIDWNPRYLYKKIFTTEEDVDHFLEHVCTSEWNTLQDAGRSLFEATEWLVAQHPEWEKHIRLYYGRWEEMLGGTIDETVEILEALKNLGKHRIFALTNWSGETFPIALERYDFFRHFEGIVVSGDEKVIKPDPAIYQILLDRYGVNPSTAIFIDDSLKNVKGAAQVGIRGIHFRSPMQLREELADLL, encoded by the coding sequence ATGAGTAATTTACCTGTAGAAACTATCGTCTTTGACCTGGGCGGTGTCCTGATTGACTGGAACCCCCGGTATTTGTACAAGAAAATATTTACTACCGAAGAAGATGTGGACCACTTTCTGGAACATGTCTGCACTTCTGAATGGAATACATTGCAGGATGCCGGCAGGTCGCTGTTTGAAGCAACAGAATGGTTGGTTGCCCAACATCCTGAATGGGAAAAACATATCCGATTGTATTATGGCCGGTGGGAAGAAATGCTCGGTGGTACGATTGATGAAACAGTAGAAATTCTGGAAGCGTTAAAAAATCTGGGGAAACACCGCATTTTTGCCCTTACCAACTGGTCCGGAGAGACATTTCCCATCGCATTGGAGCGATATGATTTTTTCAGGCATTTTGAAGGGATCGTGGTTTCGGGCGATGAAAAGGTCATTAAACCTGATCCGGCCATTTACCAGATATTGCTGGACCGTTATGGGGTGAATCCTTCCACGGCAATATTTATCGACGACTCTCTCAAAAATGTAAAAGGCGCTGCTCAGGTGGGTATCCGTGGTATTCATTTTCGAAGCCCGATGCAGTTGAGGGAAGAATTGGCGGATTTGCTGTAA
- a CDS encoding 4'-phosphopantetheinyl transferase superfamily protein, producing MKKNEAHIWLYEDQGASLPYASMLLLNAEEKNRYDQYLSPAKQREFLLGKLLTRHVLSQYTGDLPENIQVEYNSENKPVLPGNPFYFNLSHSGNALAVIVAGSQTGVDVEYMRRNILRDHYTHIFTTSEIAELKSREGDARVERFFQLWTLKEAFWKALDFSSHLPFNDFSFTFDPLAVHAGSVGLPDTKWNFSVEIWRENFMLATATEISGEEPFTMKYFEPEWITGLQ from the coding sequence GTGAAAAAAAACGAAGCGCATATATGGTTGTATGAAGATCAAGGAGCAAGTCTCCCTTACGCATCAATGCTTCTGCTCAACGCGGAAGAGAAAAACCGTTATGACCAATATCTCAGTCCTGCCAAACAACGAGAGTTTCTGCTGGGAAAATTGCTGACACGCCATGTGCTCAGTCAATATACAGGAGATCTGCCCGAGAATATACAGGTGGAATATAATTCAGAAAACAAGCCTGTTCTTCCCGGAAATCCCTTTTATTTTAATCTTTCACATAGCGGAAATGCGCTGGCGGTGATCGTAGCGGGAAGTCAGACTGGCGTGGACGTGGAGTATATGCGCCGCAACATCCTCAGAGATCACTATACCCATATATTTACTACTTCTGAAATTGCAGAACTGAAATCCAGAGAGGGCGACGCCCGTGTGGAAAGGTTTTTTCAGCTATGGACACTAAAAGAAGCCTTCTGGAAAGCCCTTGATTTTTCCTCCCATCTGCCGTTCAATGACTTTTCTTTTACATTTGACCCGTTGGCCGTTCATGCCGGGTCTGTAGGGTTGCCTGATACAAAGTGGAATTTTTCTGTAGAAATCTGGCGGGAAAACTTTATGCTTGCAACGGCAACCGAAATATCTGGTGAAGAACCATTTACCATGAAATACTTTGAACCGGAATGGATTACCGGTCTGCAATGA